One segment of Triticum aestivum cultivar Chinese Spring chromosome 2A, IWGSC CS RefSeq v2.1, whole genome shotgun sequence DNA contains the following:
- the LOC123185292 gene encoding glutaredoxin-C9-like → MLRMQQQVEGVVGGGIVAEAEEAAVYERVARMASGNAVVVFSASGCCMCHVVKRLLLGLGVGPTVYELDQMGGAGREIQAALAQLLPPGPGAGHHQQPPVPVVFVGGRLLGGVEKVMACHINGTLVPLLKDAGALWL, encoded by the coding sequence atgttgaggatgcagCAGCAGGTGGAGGGCGTGGTGGGCGGCGGCATCGTggccgaggcggaggaggcggcggtgtaCGAGCGGGTGGCTCGCATGGCCAGCGGCAACGCCGTGGTCGTCTTCAGCGCCAGCGGCTGCTGCATGTGCCACGTCGTCAAGCGCCTCCTGCTTGGCCTGGGAGTCGGCCCCACCGTCTACGAGTTGGACCAGATGGGCGGCGCCGGGCGGGAGATCCAGGCGGCCCTGGCGCAGCTGCTGCCCCCCGGACCCGGCGCCGGCCACCACCAGCAGCCGCCGGTGCCCGTGGTGTTCGTCGGCGGGAGGCTCCTGGGAGGCGTGGAGAAGGTGATGGCGTGCCACATCAACGGCACGCTCGTCCCGCTCCTCAAGGACGCCGGCGCGCTCTGGCTCTGA